In a single window of the Streptomyces sp. NBC_00285 genome:
- a CDS encoding FG-GAP repeat domain-containing protein has product MLTAPGDVDKDGLPDLIARNSSTGTVYLYKGTSTGKLSARVKLYDSWKTYKKVVGAGDLNGDGVGDLLAQDTANNLYRYDGTGKGTSRARVKLFGAWGGSYNVVVGVEDITGDGKGSFGSRTRIATGRQGYKGLF; this is encoded by the coding sequence GTGCTGACCGCGCCCGGTGACGTGGACAAGGACGGCCTACCTGACCTGATCGCGCGGAACTCCTCGACCGGGACCGTCTATCTCTACAAGGGCACCAGCACGGGCAAGCTCTCCGCCCGGGTGAAGCTCTACGACAGCTGGAAGACCTACAAGAAGGTCGTCGGGGCCGGGGACCTGAACGGCGACGGCGTCGGTGACCTGCTCGCCCAGGACACGGCGAACAACTTGTACCGGTACGACGGGACGGGCAAGGGCACCTCCAGGGCGCGCGTGAAGCTGTTCGGCGCCTGGGGCGGCTCCTACAACGTGGTCGTCGGCGTCGAGGACATCACCGGGGACGGCAAGGGATCGTTCGGGTCGCGCACGCGCATCGCCACCGGCCGGCAGGGCTACAAGGGCCTCTTCTAA